A DNA window from Lagenorhynchus albirostris chromosome 5, mLagAlb1.1, whole genome shotgun sequence contains the following coding sequences:
- the CSTB gene encoding cystatin-B, which produces MMCGAPTPTQPATADTQAIADQVRAQLEEKEKKFPMFKAVEFKSQVVAGRVFFIKVQVDDDNFVHIRVFESLPHENKPLALASYQTHKGRHDELTYF; this is translated from the exons ATGATGTGCGGCGCGCCCACCCCCACGCAGCCGGCCACGGCCGACACCCAGGCCATCGCCGACCAG gtgAGGGCCCAgctggaagagaaggagaagaagttCCCGATGTTCAAGGCTGTGGAGTTCAAGAGCCAGGTGGTCGCCGGGAGGGTCTTCTTCATCAAG GTTCAAGTGGATGATGATAACTTCGTGCACATTCGAGTATTTGAAAGCCTCCCACACGAGAACAAGCCCTTGGCCTTGGCCAGCTACCAGACCCACAAAGGCAGACACGACGAGCTGACCTACTTCTAG